CTTCCACCATTGCTACATTGTCGATTGGCCATAGCAACGGTAAATCAACACCCTCGCGCACAATGAGCTGTAACACTTGATTGTCGTTTTTCAACGCTTCTTCTACTAAATGGAAGCCTTCAACTAAAAACTCACCCGAACGTTCCCGCTCTTTTCGCGTAGTTGCTAGCTTTTTCCAATATTTCACTAACGCATTTTGCGTAGATTCTATTCTTTTCATCGTAGTTTGTACCGCCTTTATCCTATTTACTGTTCATTATTATACAGTAGAAAACCGCAAATTACATAGTCCAGTAAAACGTAGTGAATTGTCAGAATTGTTTGCGTGCCAGTCACTCAAATACACTTACTCTGTTTCTTCCGTTCTCTTTCGAAGTATATAAAGCCTGATCCGCCTTTTTCAAAATCGTCGCATCGGAATCGTTCTCGGTTGCTGTGGCAATGCCGATACTTATCGTAATGCTTCCTGTCTGCCATTGAGCCTGCTCAACCGTTTGACGAAGGTGTTCGGCAATAGCCCAACAATCATCGACACTGGTATCAGGTAAAATAATGACAAATTCTTCTCCACCATAGCGCGCTACTACATCGCCAGGACGAGCTTGTGCATCTAAAATTTGCGCCAATTGGGCAAGCACCTCATCTCCTACTTGGTGTCCAAATGTATCATTGACCTTTTTAAAATGATCGATATCCAAAATTAATAGTGAGAAAGGGATCCCCGTTTTACTGAACATAGCAAACTGTTCCTCAAGTTTATCTTGAAAAAATCTTCTGTTTTTCAAGCCTGTTAGCTTATCCGTAATGGAAAGTTCTACAAGCGTAGCGTTCATATTTAATAGCTCTTCTTGTTTGTGCTCAATTGCCAAATGGATTTGCTTTAATTTTGCTAATGCTTGATCCTTTTCTAAATAAGCTGCCTCTAGTTGCTTTTTAGCCGCACGTAATTCTAATTCATAATCAATGCGCTTTTTCATCGGCACAAAAATGCAATCAATACATTCTACCTCTCCCACCGCATATTTCCGACCGTTCAACAGAAAAGGAATGGCTGTACCATTGTCATGCTTTAAACTGATGAATAATTCTTCCACATAATCGTGCAAATTAATGGTCGGGTAAAAATATGAATGAAAAATCATTTTGTTAGGCTTTGACATGAGAATTTCAATATGCTGGTGTAATATATCCACCCGTTCATAACCCATCCACTGCAGAAAGGTCTGATTCACCTCAATCATGATGCCATCAAGTGTAATGGCAATAAATCCACAAGGTGCATAGTTCAATCGTTTATCCATGTCTGATAATAATCCTTTCATTTTCCATTAAAGAAATTGTGTAATTAAATCAATCGTTTCTTGCGGATGGCTAATATGTGGATAATGGCCTTTTGCTGTCATTAAACGCAACGTACTAGCTTTTAAATGCTGATGTAGATATTCTCCAACCTCAATTGGAACGATACTATCATCCGAACATTGCATGATTAAAATAGGGACACTTGCCTTAGATAAATCACTTCGATGATCCGATAAAAAAGTAACTTCTGCAAACTCCCTTGCAATGACCGGGTCTGCTGATTTAAAAGTTTGTTCAAGCTCATTTGTTAATTTTGGAGATTCAGGATTATTCATAGCAATAGGCGCTAGAAAACTAGCCCAACCCAAAAAGTTCATTTCCATCATATCTAATATTTCGATAATGTCACTTAGCTCAAATCCACCAACATAGCCATCTCTATCATTTAAATAACGAGGTGAAGGGCCAATCATGATTAGTTTTTCAAAATAATCTGGGCGTTCAATGGAGGCAAGTAAGCCAATCATTGAACTAATAGAATGACCAATAAAAATGACCTGTTGCAGTTCAAGTGTCTCAATGATATCCAAAACATCCTGTTTGTAACCCTGAAGTGACTGGTATTTTTGAGATTGATAGGCATTAAAATCAGAATTACCTGAACCAACATAATCAAATAAAATAATTTGATAGTGTTCCTCAAATGCAGGTGTAATATAACGCCACATATTTTGATCGCAACCAAATCCATGTGCAAATAATATTGGTTGCTTCCCTTTGCCGATTATTTTCACATTATTGCGTACAACTACATCCTTCATCGCATTTACTCCCTCTAGAAATATATGTAATATCTCCATTTTGACGGTGTATTCAATAATTATCAAGGGAAATAACGAGTGTGAAATGAATAATAAAAGGCATCGGGCATAATTTTTTAATAATTTCGAAACAAGGGCTCTGTGTTTTTCCATTTTTGCTGTGAAAAATAGCTCTTTTACAAAAAAATTTAGTAACTAGTTGAGGCTAGCTACAACAGGAACCCCTGCGGAAAAGCACACAACGGAGGATATGCAAGCTATTGAGAAATTCGCCAGTTTACCTTTAAAACATAGCAAAAAGTGTTAGATTGTGCGCACGCAATCTAACACTTTTTCCTTATGTCCAAACTTTACTTTCACTACAGCCATTTTCGAATCGGAGGGATACTTTGCTGGAATCGAAATACATTGAAAGGATCGTATTTGGTTTTCACTTCTCTTAACCGTCTGAAATTACGCCCATAGTATGCAGTTGGCCAGTTTTCAATCGATTGATCTGGAAAGTTCACATAATCACCCATTGTAAACGGGGATAATGTCCTTCTTAACTCTTCCACCCACTGCACATTTTCCTTTTCATCTTGAGTTTGTTCCCATGAAGTGATGTACTCTTGGGCAATAAGAGCGTCCCGATAGTAATAGGCAGTACGATTTGGTGCAATGTGACTAACAGCACCTCTTAGCGATTGGTGCCAGATGCTCGCATTTCTGTTGGGCGCATTTGCTAAAAATTGCTTCATAGTCAAGATGGCAGCATGAGGAAATGGTTTTTCAATAAAGGAACCTGATCTTTTACGGAGTGCCGGCTGGTTACCACTCGGGACATCAAAAAATCGTACCGCTTTCATGTACGGGACTTCTTTTATCCATACATCCGTTGGTGAACCACTTTTCCTTAATGGTCGTAATAGCTTTTTTAATTCCGATGCCGCGCCAACAAATATACCTTGCACAACAATGTCCCCTACTTCCTTTGCTTTTAGCTCTATTTGTGAGGTTAAACGTTCATCTGTATAAGGCGCCCATTTCTGCCATGCATCAAAAGCAACCTCAAAATCATCCCAGTCCCATGTAATATTGAAAAGAGACACTTCCGCTATAGGATGTAGCTTAAACGTAAGTGCTGTGACAACTCCGAAATTCCCCCCACCGCCACCACAGCTAGCCCAAAATAAATCACTATTCATCTGCCGATTTGCTCGAATCAGCTCCGCTCCTTGATGACCACTCGCTCCAACCATTTCAATTTCAATTAATTGATCGCAAGTAAGCCCAAAAGGACGAGAAAGCATACCGATACCTCCACCAAGCGTTAAACCCACAATTCCTACACTACTTTCAGTTCCTCCTGGGATTGTCATACCATGTTCCCATAATGTACGGTATACTTGCCCTAAGTTCGCACCCGCCTCAATGCGAGCAGTTCCATAATCTAAATTAATGGTTATGTCGTTCATTTCACTCACATCAATGACTAAACCGTGATTGATTAAGGAATAATTTTCATAACTATGACGCCCACTCCTGATTCGGAAGTCCTCATTATTTTCCCTAACCCATTTTAACGCATTCACGACATCTTTCGTCCTTTGGCAAAAGACAATTTTACTCGGGAATTTTGGCAAACTTAAGTTATTATTTGTCCTCGCTTCATCGTAATCTGGATCACCTGGACTAACAATTCTTCCT
This DNA window, taken from Lysinibacillus sp. FSL M8-0337, encodes the following:
- a CDS encoding sensor domain-containing diguanylate cyclase, whose translation is MDKRLNYAPCGFIAITLDGIMIEVNQTFLQWMGYERVDILHQHIEILMSKPNKMIFHSYFYPTINLHDYVEELFISLKHDNGTAIPFLLNGRKYAVGEVECIDCIFVPMKKRIDYELELRAAKKQLEAAYLEKDQALAKLKQIHLAIEHKQEELLNMNATLVELSITDKLTGLKNRRFFQDKLEEQFAMFSKTGIPFSLLILDIDHFKKVNDTFGHQVGDEVLAQLAQILDAQARPGDVVARYGGEEFVIILPDTSVDDCWAIAEHLRQTVEQAQWQTGSITISIGIATATENDSDATILKKADQALYTSKENGRNRVSVFE
- a CDS encoding FAD-binding oxidoreductase, which codes for MKKVKLTGRIVSPGDPDYDEARTNNNLSLPKFPSKIVFCQRTKDVVNALKWVRENNEDFRIRSGRHSYENYSLINHGLVIDVSEMNDITINLDYGTARIEAGANLGQVYRTLWEHGMTIPGGTESSVGIVGLTLGGGIGMLSRPFGLTCDQLIEIEMVGASGHQGAELIRANRQMNSDLFWASCGGGGGNFGVVTALTFKLHPIAEVSLFNITWDWDDFEVAFDAWQKWAPYTDERLTSQIELKAKEVGDIVVQGIFVGAASELKKLLRPLRKSGSPTDVWIKEVPYMKAVRFFDVPSGNQPALRKRSGSFIEKPFPHAAILTMKQFLANAPNRNASIWHQSLRGAVSHIAPNRTAYYYRDALIAQEYITSWEQTQDEKENVQWVEELRRTLSPFTMGDYVNFPDQSIENWPTAYYGRNFRRLREVKTKYDPFNVFRFQQSIPPIRKWL
- a CDS encoding alpha/beta hydrolase codes for the protein MKDVVVRNNVKIIGKGKQPILFAHGFGCDQNMWRYITPAFEEHYQIILFDYVGSGNSDFNAYQSQKYQSLQGYKQDVLDIIETLELQQVIFIGHSISSMIGLLASIERPDYFEKLIMIGPSPRYLNDRDGYVGGFELSDIIEILDMMEMNFLGWASFLAPIAMNNPESPKLTNELEQTFKSADPVIAREFAEVTFLSDHRSDLSKASVPILIMQCSDDSIVPIEVGEYLHQHLKASTLRLMTAKGHYPHISHPQETIDLITQFL